The genomic DNA CATGATGGCTCCGCCTCCCATAAAACCACATAGGTGGCCAGGTCCACAGATGGTCTTGTATGGCTGTCTGTCTGAACCCATAGCTGCTacaatcagtgtgtgtgagagagagagaaaatccaTAGCCATTACAGTCAGTGTGGTCCAGCTCTTGCCTTGGTTCTGATttgtacatctctctctctctctctctctctctctctctctctctctctctctctctccacagtccTCCATCTTGTCCCTAGTTACCAAGATCAACAATGTCATCGACAACCTCATTGTTGCCCCGGGAACCTTTGAAGTGGTGAGTCTGTGGAACAAGCTCTGTGACTAACAGAAAGTTGTTATACATTAGACGTGTTTAAGATGAAGGGCCTTAATTTGAACACCGGGCTAAGTGAAATATCTAAACTAATTAGTTAATGAGGAGTTAATTTGATAACTAAGCAAAATCTATTTGCTACTTTAACACCATGAGCGAGATCATAAGCACAGACATTGCTGGGTTAGCTTAGTGCTCTCACTTTTTCCCACTCaatgactttgcactttgcttgaCATTTGAATTGGGGCCCTACATTTCTCTAGTATAATAGAGGGGCTAAGTCATTAAGTTTTCACTTTTTCTATTCATGTAGCAAATTGAAGAGGTGCGCCAGGTGGGATCCTACAAGAAGGGTACCATGACAACAGGGCATAACGTGGCGGACCTGGTGGTCATCTTGAAGATCTTGCCTACATGTGAGGGACCCATACACTAAAATACACTGACTAACTGATGGGTTTGGAAGAGATGATATTcattacattgtgtgtgtgttttagtggaAGCAGTAGCTGCTTTGGGCAACAAAGTGGTGGAGACACTACGCACACAGGACCCAGCTGAAGgtgatattctctctctctctctcgttaggCCACATTAATAAGATGCTTTTCTGAACAGACTCTTGTGCTGATTTAGACTTTATTTACAAGTTGTCCATATATTCCTGAACTCCGAAATaaattaactgtgtgtgtgtttagttctCTCCATGCTGACCAATGAGACGGGCTTTGAGATCAGCTCAGCTGATGCCACAGTGAAGATCCTCATTACCACGGTGCCGCCCAACCTGCGTAAACTAGACCCCGAGCTTCACCGTACGTAGAACACTTCTATGTATTAATGACCGCAACGTCTGGCgcgcgtgcatgcatgtttgtctgTTATTTGCATATCTCTCAAACTGTTCGTCcgactgatttcaaacttgacCGTCTTGCTACAGGCACGGGtgagtgcagtgccaagtttgataATGTATGGATAAGAAATGCgaaatatattgttaattaTCGTTAAATTGGCTTTTGGTGCTCCACCACCACTGAATCGGTGTACACGACGAGCGGACCTTCTCACCAGTCTGGTTTAAATGTCATTAAATGTTCTCACCAGTCTGGTTTAAATGTCATTTAAATGTCATTAAATGTTCTCACCAGTCAGGTTTAATAGGAATTATTTGTACAAATTAAGTTAACATGCTACACTATTATTGTCTGTTTTCTGAAAAGAAACTTGGATCAAtctctttattttaaaatttctttctttttctttctttctttctttctttctttctttctttctttctcagtgGACATCAAGGTCCTCCAGAGTGCCCTGGCTGCTATTCGTCATGCCCGCTGGTTTGAGGAGAACGCCTCACAGTCCACGTGAGTTACCCATCATCCTCTTTATCTACAGAGCAACCTGCAGGTGGGAAACCCTTCTAAAGCACAGTGTAGATACACGATGAAGGAACTAGATTCtcagaaagagaaaaatgaTAACTACGCCAGAAACAACATATTGTGAGTAAATAGCTATAAAACactaacaggaagtgaggtaacaGAGGGCAAACAGGTCTAGTGTAATGAATGGTGTAATGGATCCTGACACCGATTCAGAAACGATTAGACAGTGAAAACACCTGGGCCTCCTGGGACATGGGATATGGTGTGAGAGGCATACTTAGGAGCCTGCTTAAAATGGGCACACTTGCTTCTGAATTACTTTCCATAGGTTTTGTAAAACCTATTCattcatacatttttaaaaagacaTTTTCAGACAAGATAAAGTATATATTCAGTTTTGAAATCAACCTGTGTTCAGTTCTTTATTTAATAACCTCTGTGTTGAGCTTTTTAAAGAAGCTATGGGTAAGGTTCTGTGGGATTCCAGTTGTCTTGAACGCGCCAATTGACGGCATTGACCTTTCATTGTATTCAAGTATTCATTGTATGCATTGTATTCAAGATGGCACATCTTGAGATAGAAAGTAGTCTGAAGCTAgttggttagcatgctaacattagTTTATATGTGGGCAACACATTCTGGGTTATGATAACCTAACcctcgtgtttgtgtgtgtgcgcgtgtttgcgtgtgtgtgtttgtgtgtgtgtgtgtgtgtgtgtgtgcgtgtttgtgtatgtgtgtgtgtgtgtgtgtgtgtttgtgtgtgtgtgtgtttgtgtgtgtgtgtgtgctgcagtctgaggggtgtgtgtgtgtgtgtgtggtgtgcgtctTGCTGCGTGTGTGCGGTCGcgccgtgtttgtgtgtgtgcgcgtgcgtgtgtgtatgtatgtgcgtgcgtgtgtgtgaagtgtgaagGTGCTGATCCGCTTGCTGAAGGACCTGCGGGTGCGCTTCCCAGGCTTTGAGCCCCTGACTCCGTGGATCCTGGACCTGCTGGTGAGATGAGAGCCTCTAGTTCTGTCGTCCCTGCTGGCTCGCTTACTGTTGATTTCATTTCAGCCCACTGACCTGttctacccccccaccccaccctctgcAGGGTCACTCTGCGGTCATGAATAACCCCTCTCGTCAGCCTCTGGCCCTCAACGCGGCCTACAGGTAAGCACAGTTCAACACGCaacattaaacatgaaacatttAGATGTCCTTTACAAGCGTGACTTGGCCtcttattaatgtgtgtgtgtgcatgttaacgTTGTCTTTGCATAACCCATTGAcaaattgttgtttgtgtgtgtgtgtgtgtgtgtgtgtgtgtgtaggcgctGTCTCCAGATGCTGGCTGCGGGGCTCTTCCTGCCAGGTTCCGTGGGCATCACAGACCCCTGCGAGAGCGGCAACTTCCGCGTGCACACCGTCATGACCCTGGAGCAGCAGGTAACCCCTGACCTCACAGCTCTGAGTGAGGGGTGGTGGACCTCTTGCAGACAGGATGCAGAGCTccatccacacaaacaaacaaacaaacaaacagggcAATATAGGAAGAGAGGACTCTGTCCATTGATGTCACCAGGAGTAGAGCAGGGGCTATTTTAAGATGACCAGGTTCATCACTAAACCGCTAAGATATGGCAGTGGTACACCTCCTGATAAAAGACTAGAAATCTATAACAGCTCTCTGCTGCTGTAGTACTGATCCTGCTCTGCGGTTCAGAACTGCTGTCAGACGCTGATTCTGCTCTACGGTTCAGAACAGAACTGCTGTCAGACGCTGATTCTGCTCTGCGGTTCAGAACTGCTGTCAGACGCTGATCCTGTTCTGCCTCATAACAGGGGGgctttttatgcttttaatcAGACAGGACAGTAGAGAGAGTGACCGGAAGCGAgtagcagagagagatggggtggggaaATGACCCGGGCCGGACTCCACGCGTGAGATGCAGTAGTGGGTTGATACGGTGCTGAAGGTTCCTCTGCTGTGAGATGCAGTAGTGGGTTATTAAGCGGCTGAAGGTTCCTCTGCTGTGAGATGCAGTAGTGGGTTGATACGCTGCTGAAGGTTCCTGTGCTGTGAGATGCAGTAGTGTTTTGATAGGCGGTTGAAGGTTCCTCTGCTGTGAGATGCTGTAGTGGGTTGAAGGTTCCTCTGCTGTGAGATGCTGTAGTGGGTTATTAAGCGGCTGAAGGTTCCTTTGCTGTAGTGGTTTGATACGCGGCTGTTGAGCTGATTGCTGTGCCGCCACATAATTGCCGTGTCTAATGGGGGGGTCCACTCACCCCGTTGGGGCGAACAGGCTCACTGCACGTAGGGGTCAGCGCCACCTCCCTGCCACCGACGGAGAACGCGATGGAGGACACGGAGTTACCGACTTAATTAATTGGAAAATCCTGACTAGCAAATCAGAGCTGATGTGTGATTGAACAGCGGCGAGACGTAATTGACCCTAACTCTGCAGCCGAGATGGGGGCGGCGAAGTTAATAAGGAGGACTGATGATTGCGAAGGCGTAGCTAATGAGAGTGTGATGACGGCTGTAGAGTGTGTTTAACACCGCCGCTGTTTCATTAGATGAAGTGAGTGAGGTGATGAAAAGAGTGTTGGTGTTAAAAAAACTCCTCTCTAACCCCTCCTCcctccgtgtgtgtatgtgtaggacaTGGTGTGTTTCACAGCCCAGACGTTGGTGAGAGTGTTGTCTCATGGAGGATACCGAAAGATCCTGGGACTGGAGGGTGATGCCAGCTGTGAGTAGCATATTGATataatatactgtgtgtgtgtgtgtgtaaaatatttattatttttctaaaaACATTTAATATGACCTGCGTCATCTCTcctgtaaaatatttattatttttctaaaaACGTTTAATATGATCCGcgtcatctctcctctcttctgggCCCTTATAGACCTGGCCTCAGAGATGTCCACCTGGGATGGCGTCATCGTCACCCCGTCGGAGAAGGCCTACGAGAAGCCCCCAGAgcggaaggaggaggaggacgaggctctggaggagggaggggatggAGAGGACGAGAGCATGGAGACTCAGGAGGACCCCCCTATATGTGTAAGAGTTAGAATCAGGCCTCATACTAGCCCATAATTATTCATACAGGTCAAGGCCAATTTTAATTATATTTCCTACCTTGATAAAGAAAACTTGAATGAATAATTGAATATGAtatgatcatttttggaataatttaataatatgaATAATCTTGGGGCTTCACCTCACCTGCACGAGTGTCCCTGTAAGAGAATCAGGAGTATTTCATCTGGGTGAATCGGCCATTTAAACAAGCGTCTTTTGAACAGCACAGGAAGCAAACATTTACAGTTTTCGCTTTGTCTTGAGTTTTTATGCGAACGTTTGCGATCACTGGCAAACAGTTTGAGGAGGTCTCAGTGTATATTCACTTCATGTTCAAAAGATTTGAATACACCTCAGTTTGACCACTTTAGTTGGATGAGTTTGACTCTTTTGACGATTTGAAAACATACTGATGTTACTCAATCATGAAGTTCACTCTCATGACCCCTCTGCTTATCCTGGctgtttttctcctctgttgctATGGAGAAGAGTCTGCGGAATTTCTAAATGTTAATTGCATATTGTTACTGTATTTGACAGCTGCTCTGAACTAGGTCAGATGTCAAAGCTATGAAGAAATATcactataaaatatatatatatatatatatatagaagaAATATGACTATAAAATATATCTGATCGAAACCtccatttctgttttcattcCAGGTGATCTATTATTTGACCATcgatttccttttttttttaagaagtttttatttttattagaagTGCTATGTGTTTTTGGACTTTTTAATGGCCCCCACCGAGTTGGACCCAAGGGCCCCAGACAAATGGATGATTATGATTGGTCCTTGGACTGCCCAGTCTTTTACCTACTGAATCAGTTTTTCTCGAAGTGGCCGCTGTCGTTTCACTTGTGATGTGTACAAGTATCAACTGGTTTTTACGTTCAGATACATTAAACCAttttttaagtataagtatttgtgatgtcattttttttaaagtcttGTATTCAGTATGTACCTATGAACGGTCACTACCGAATGGTTTAAGGATTCAGTTTTTTCACTGTCTGACCACAGGGTGTCACTAGACTTGCACAGTTCTTTTGCATCACACTAACATCCTGACATCCGTCAAAGCCTGATAGGGTTCGTCCATCAGGTGTAAAATAACCATGGCAACAAGAAAGACATGGAGACACATGTTTTAAACTCGCTAAAATAGCTTTGTAATAATTAGAAAATGTTTACAACGTTGACAGTGTTACATTCTGTGTTCTTAGATATTCCACATCACAGTGAGCCTTCTCGGTTGCTTtgcactagcacacacacatcagtacaggcccctggccagagaagagaagagggaccaaaaaaaacacagagaaggTGTGCCAACACTGTGCTCAGAAATCTCCCAGTGACTCACGCGGGCTGAGCCTACTCGGCCACCCTCCTGGTTTGAAGAGTCCAGAAAGGAGACCTGCTGTCCCGTGGCTACCCTATTGCTATGTGACTTGGGATGATCAAAGTACTAAATTGGTGGGATGGGAGGGGGGGTCTGTTTTCCCTGTACCTTGGCACTGCAGAAAATAAATCTCCCCACgattatacatatacacatgaaAAGAGATTGAGAAAAGGGGTGGTGCTATAGCGTGTCCTTTTTGTGTTTATCTCTGTAAATATggtgctgtccatgaaaagaaaggatagaggaaaaaaaaacccaataATACAACAAAAATGGGATAGATTGTTTTTGCTACATCACAGATTTCTGGGATAGAAATAGCCTCTAACAGTGGGCAAAACTGCTAACAGTAGGATGGACTCCACATAGCAACGTCCTAGCCCTGGTAAAAGCTGACCTAGCGATGGATCGGCAACGCTCACACCTGCTGCctccttacacactcacactgtgtcCACCCTGTATAAGGAAAAAATGTCATCTGTGTCCAGGACTGCAGTGGAAGATCTCTTTTGGTCTTCAGCGGAAAAGCTGATttaacttctttttttttattgttaattCTTCTTTGCATGCAAGTGCCAAGTGGAGAGATCGATCACGTCTCCACTCCAAATCGATTTCTTCACCCCTGAACGTCCTAGAAAAGGCTAAGTAGCAgcatttaaagaaaaaaagtctCCATATATTAAATTCTCTTCACGTTTGAAACACCCCTTTGAATACTGAATAGATTATCCATGATCGTAATTGAAATAACATTTAATTGTAATgataatagtagtaataatagtaGCAATATTATAACAACAATGGTCATCATAACAATccatataatattaataacaagTAACTGAGTAGCAATAGGTGGTATGTACATAATAAAACTAAGTGTGATAAGGTTATTTGTTCTTGAATTTAAATTACACAGTAATTTTTCAGTGTTCTATGACCCATGAACTTCAGCAGGTTGCTTGTTGCAGAAGAGTGATTTTAGTTACCACGGGGGAGGTCGACGGCATCACAGTGCGTTTATTAGCACACACGGCTATCAGCTCTGCAGCGCtacagaaaagagaaagagcctAAAACCAGCTCACCGTCGCCACCGGCAACAGAACACCACACTACAACTACAGGTGTTCCGGCCTACactcagcttcagaaaaaaaacaacaaaaccaaATGGATTGGCGTTCACGCAGTCTATaagcgcacaaacacacaccaaaatagtttttttgttgttgaaaaatcaaacaaacaaatgaataaacaaactgtagtggtgtttttttttatgaatgttTGTAGTTTTGTAGTTTGGGACTACTGAAAGAGTGTGTCAGTCCTTGTTTTCAGAGGCCATGTTTGAGAGCGGAGTTGAGTTGAGGCAGAGAGGTAAGTAGTGAATGAGTCTGTTCCATTTTCCATCTTCTATTTTTTTTGCTGACGGGTTAAAATGTGGCCCCCTGACCTACGGTGCCATGGAGTTGTTTGAATGTTACATTAACTGACCACGATAACCAGCACCTCAGGCTTGCTTAGGAAAGATCCAGCATTTCAAGGTCTGTACAGTTGTTGACAAATAGTAACTTGTCTCCAAATACATTGAATACGAACCTATTCAAGGCAAGCAGAAAAGACAAGGTGTGTATGTATACTCATAAGAAGATGCATAAGAGAGAGAAGTgatagtgaaagagagagagaatgagagagagaacaagtgaaCTTAAACAAAGCAtacaggaagggagagaaagagagagagggagagggagagaaagagagggagggagagaaagagagagaaatgtgtgcaAAGATGTCCAACAGTTTAATGGAATGAGTTTGTCCAACAGTTTGTTGTGTTCCAGAAAACCTGGAGGTGAAGAGTGGGATCTGTGTATGAAGTCTTCCACTAGGTGGCGTCATAATGCATCTCTCCTAAGAggcttttattttctttagctTGAAGTCCTTCACAGTGGAGaaagtatagagagagagagagtagtccTTTGTGCTTTTTAATCTGCgtaaaatgtctttttttcttttcttttttgtttgtaaaGTGCTAATCCCAGAGAGTGCTGGACTCCACAGCTGCAGTGGTCCTGACCTGGTGAAAATCAGACCCAGAGCCGTCCACTGtctggggcgtgtgtgtgtgtgtgtgtgtgcttgtgtgtgcgtgtgtatgtgtgtccatgcatgtttgttttagCAGTTGAAGTTGAAGTGTCATGGCACAAGTCCGATGTCCACGGAGAAACAGCCAGGTCCTGCAAGTATGCAACAGAGCCGGCTGatgcccttcctcctcctcctactcctcttcctcacacacacacacacatgcaggctgTGTGCCGTAGATCAGCAGGCAGGACACTATTGGTCAAACCAAAGAACCAAACCTCAAAGACCATGGATTTCAGATATGTCCACCACACAAGCTACAGAGGTGTGTTTATGCCTCctcagagagactgtgtgtgcgcCCACATCatatgggaatgtgtgtgtgtgtgtgtgtgtgtgtgagtgagtgagtgtgtgagtgtgtaagtgcaaGCGATGAAGTCATCGAATGTCACATCATTTGTCCCAAACAGAAGAAGTAGGAAGTGAGAAGCCTGACGGTCGCCATGGGAAACTAAGCACTGGTAAGCGtcagtttgaaaaaaataaaaaataaaaatagcatGCAGGTTACAGGGATACAAGCCCACTGTAGAGGTAAGTTAGGCCTTCCTAATCTCACAAAACACTCCTCAGGCTAAATAAATGCTCCAGGCTAGTTACATTAGTGTATTATTATCTAAAGCAGAGTCTGTACCAGGTCTCTCTGGGAGAAAAGGCCACTAATTCTGCTGGCCAGGCACAAGATGTCTGAGATCGAGATTAAAGCCAGATAGAGTCTGGCTCCACTGCGTCCAGTCCTGAATCATCTCGTAGTTTCAGGGATGAGACAATCCAGCACacgggatgagagaaagagagagggggagagagagagggggatcaTATCATATCACAGTTGTGTTAATCTGGGGAAGGTTTCTGAATACCAAACACTCATTACAACAATGATGACTGAACAAGCTCCACTTCCTCGTCCAAGAGATGGTTTCAGTCTTCAGTGGGGGCCAGAGGGACCTCCTCTGCTAGACAGCTCTTTGTGGAAACCCTCCTCAGATCTGTGGAGTCGACTTTTTCAGGGTCCTTGTCAGATCTGTTTAGTCTAGTTGTTCAGGGTCCTTGTCAGTTAGATGAGCTGAAGATCAGATTTCTCTCAGATTTCGTACTCAAGTCCAGATATGGCAAAGAACCAGGTTGCCTCGCTACACCCCAGTTATATTTAAATTCTGAAATATATCTCAGTAGTATCTCACAATGTTCTGTGCATCTCAACTGTACACCActatttatatatctatatgtatATTCATAGTTGAGCTAATCTAGAAACATAGTaactttataaaatatacatttgcCCAGTAAAATATTCCATATTCAATCCCATTCCGATTTACAAGTTTCAAAAAAGTCTCTGTTGGTTCATGCAAAGCATAAATTCCTTATGGTCTCAGATTGAGGAAATGGGATATTAGTGGGAATTATGAAAGTAAAGATTTCGACCTTCCATTGACcttacatacaaatacacacacatgcttacacacacacataatggagAAATAAATATGTTGTGTGCCAACATTATAGCCCACTATGTTTTTGTGTCTATTCCCTCTATAAGGTATCAAACAAAACAGCATCATTTGAACTTTACACGCAAAACAACAGAAGATCCTCAGATCTTTTTTCTATCTCATAACACTCAAAATTCCTCTGATTCTTTGTATTTGCACCTCAACAGGCAGAAATCTGATTGGATCTTGATGATGACTGACAGATGGTATGACCATCCAGGGAGTACCTCCGCATTAGGATCCTCCTCTCTACAGGAGAGAGGTGGCGTGTTAAAAGCAAAAGAAAGTGGGAATGTGCAGTGAGTATCACCTCaccacacgcacatgcacacacacacacacacacacacacacacacacacacacacacacacacacacaaacagatagagtagtctgagagtgtgtttgagtagTGGAACGATGGGGCAGGCGTTTACGCTATCTCATTGTGTCTTTGCCCCCTCCTAGCCGGTCGGCTGTGAAATTGGGT from Alosa alosa isolate M-15738 ecotype Scorff River chromosome 20, AALO_Geno_1.1, whole genome shotgun sequence includes the following:
- the ilf2 gene encoding interleukin enhancer-binding factor 2 homolog — translated: MAFPRVKPAPDETAFSECLLKRNQDLSPTPAEQQIEEVRQVGSYKKGTMTTGHNVADLVVILKILPTFLSMLTNETGFEISSADATVKILITTVPPNLRKLDPELHLDIKVLQSALAAIRHARWFEENASQSTVKVLIRLLKDLRVRFPGFEPLTPWILDLLGHSAVMNNPSRQPLALNAAYRRCLQMLAAGLFLPGSVGITDPCESGNFRVHTVMTLEQQDMVCFTAQTLVRVLSHGGYRKILGLEGDASCE